The DNA window CGTGATGTTCGCGGCGGTGATCGACACGTTTGGCGATGGGTGGATTCACGCGCTGACACCGATCCATTCGTCGAACTTCAGGCCCGAGATGCGTTCGTAGGCTTCGATATAACGCGCACGGGTCGCGTCGACGATGTCGGCGGGCAGGGGCGGTGGGGGTTTGTCCCCGTGGCGGTCCCAGCCGGAATCCGGGCCGATCAACCAGTTACGGACGAACTGTTTGTCGAAGCTGTTCTGCACGACACCTGCCCGGTACTCGTCGGCGCGCCAGTAACGCGACGAGTCCGGCGTGAAGATCTCGTCGGCCAGACGCAGGTTGCCGTCTTTGTCGACGCCGAACTCGAACTTGGTGTCGGCGACGATGATGCCCTTGGTCAGCGCGTGGTCGGCGCCCTGGATGTAGGTCTGCAGCGTGCGCTCACGCAGTTGGTTGGCTCGCACGGCGCCGACCATCTCGATCACGTCGTTGAACGAAATGTTCTCGTCGTGCGCGCCGAGTTCGGCTTTGGTCGCAGGGGTGAACAACGGCTGGGCGAACTTGCTTGCTTCGACCAAACCCGGCGGCAGCGCGATGCCGCACACCGAGCCAGTCTTCTCGTAGTCGATCAGCCCGGAGCCGGTCAGGTAGCCGCGGGCCACCGCCTCCACGGGCATCATCTCGAGTTCGGTGACCACCAGCGCGCGGCCCAGCACCTCCTCGGGGATGCGCTCGTCGTCGGGTGGGCCTGCCAGATGGTTGGGGGCGTCGACGTAGTCGAAGAAGAACACGCTCATGGCGGTCAGAATCCGGCCTTTGTCGGGGATCTGACTATCGAGGATGTAGTCGAAGGCCGAAATGCGATCGGTGGCGACAAACAGCAGGTGCCCGTCGTCGATCCGATACAACTCGCGAACCTTGCCGCTGGCCAGATGCTGGTAGTCGGACAGAGCGGGGCGCATCGGGCCAGCCTATCGGGCAGCATCTGGTTCATGAGTTCGCGGTTTCTTCCCTATGCCACCACGCCGTCCCGCCTGCTGACCCAGCTGATCAGCGACATCATCGTGATCTCCTGGTCCGTGGTCTGGGTGCTTGTCGGAATGGCGGTCCACGCCGCCGTCTCGACGATCGCCGAAGTGGGCCGTCGGGTGCAGACGGGGGCCAACGGCGTGGCCGACAACCTCAATTCCGCCGGCGACAACACCGACGACTTCCCGCTCGTCGGCGACTCGCTGGCCAGGCCGCTGCGCGCGGCTGCTGAAGCCGCGCTCGACATCGCCGGGGCCGGGCAGAGCCTCGACTCGACGGCGTCGTGGCTGGCGTGGGTGCTGGCGATAGCGGTGGCCGCGCCGCCGATTCTGTTCGTCGCGATGCCGTGGCTGTTCCTGCGGATCCGGTTCTTCCGCCGCAAGTGGGTTGCGATCACGCTGGCGCGAACACCGGCGGGCCAGCAGCTGCTTGCGATGCGGGCCCTGGCCAACCGGCCGCTGACGAAGCTGCTGGCGGTGCACGCCGACCCCGTGGGCGCGTGGCGCAATTACGACCCGGACGCGATAAGGGGCCTGGTGGCACTCGAGCTGCGGGCCGCGGGGGTCCAACGCCTCCGCCACTGAACCAGCGATTTGTGCACGATTTCCGGCGGCACGCGCCGGTTTCCGTGCACAAATCGCCGGGGATGGAACCCCGAAGCGGATGCTCGCCGTCTGCTAAGCGTGCTTGAGAACTACCTCCGCGACCAGGACGGCATCATCACGCTCGCCCAAGCTCGAGAGGCCGGCCTCAGCCAGGACGCCGTCAACAGACGGGTCCGATCAGGCGCATGGCTTCGATGCACGCCCGGTGTCTTCTTCGCCGACGATCGACCGTTCACCGAGTCGGCGAGGATTCGTGCTGCCGTTTGGTCGTACGGCTCACTGGCAACCGCGAGCGGACTGGCCGCCGCGTGGTGGCATGGGATCACTCGATACGCACCGGACGTCGTTGAAGTAACAGTGCCGAAAGTGAGCAATCATCGACGGCGGTATGGCGTGCGTACACGCAGACGCGACCTTTCGCCGAAGGACATCGTCGAACGCAACGGCCTGCGGGTAACGACGCTGCCTTTGACGGTTGTCGAGGCGGCCGTTCGGCAGCGCGGAGGTGCCAAGGTGATGGACAGAGCACTACAGGGTGACCTCGAGCTGCGTGATCTGTGGCGCGCACACCTTCGCAACAAGGGCCGCCACGGCTCTCCTGCGGCCCGCCGCCTGTTGCAGGCGGCATCCGATGGCGCGCGCTCCGAAGCCGAACGCCTACTGGTGCGACTGCTGCGGGCCGCCAAGATATCCGGCTGGAAGGCGAACTACCCCGTCTGCGGATACGTGGTCGATGTCGCTTTCCCGAAGCAAAAGGTGGCGATCGAGGTCGACGGCTGGGCGTTCCACAGCGATCAGGCCGCCTTCCAAAATGACCGCAACCGTCAGAATCGGATCGCCTTAAGCGGTTGGCAGGTACTGAGGTTCACGTGGCTGGATCTGACGGAGCATCCGCAGCGCGTGATCGCCGAAATCGCAAGAGCTCTCCACCAGCCACGATGAGCCACGCCGCGAACGCGATCCAGAAGAACGCCAACGAGATCGTGACGAACCACCGCCAGCCGGTCTCAACAGCCATGGCATACGTCGCCGACGAGTACATGCCGAGCGGGAAGACCGCGGGCCAGCCGAGGCCCACCGATCTCCGGACAGCCACATAGACAAGCACCGGGATCCACACCGTCGCCACGATCCACGTCCCGATCGTCACCGCGCGCACACCGTCGGAGATCGGACCGGGGATGAGGATGTGATGCAGATGATCACCGGCCAGCGTCGCAATCGCTATGCCGCCCATCAGGATCCAGATGTCGGGCTGCACCAGTTCCGGCGACGACGCATCGTGCCGAACGCGCCAGAGCACCAAGCCGGTCATCACCAGATACACGCAGATGCCGAGCATCCAAAAGATGATCGCCCAGAAGAGGACGTCAAGTTCGGCCGTGACGACCGCCAGGCCCGACGTCGCGACCGCGGCGAGTTCCCACCCCCCGCGGGCACGGTCTCGCAGACCCGTCCACCGGTGCCGCCACATCGATCGGACGGCGAGCGGCATCAACGACAGCCAGCCCTGCAATGCCATGCCGGCCAACAGCCAGAGCACGATGCGATGGTCGGCCAGCCGCGCCCCAACGACGGCGCACGCGGCAATATAGCTGAACAGCGCCAGCGTAACGTTGGGATCGCGCATGTCGAACTCACGCCAAGCCCTTGCCACCATGACCATCAAGGCCGGCAATGTCACCGCCGCGACGACAATGAGAATTCCACTTATGACTCTGAAGCCGTGGTCGGCAGCGGCGATCGACACGATTCCGGTCGCCATGACGGCCGCGAATGCATCAGGTCTCACGGCCGGAGTTCGACCACCAGATGGCGGATACCTGTATGCCTGTTACTGCGCGTCCACTCCACGGGCTTGACCAACCGCACCGACCCGAACCGCGTCAGCAACTCCTCGAACAGCACCCGTAGCTCCAGGCGAGCCAGATTCGCGCCCAGACAGTAGTGCACTCCCTGGCCGAACCCTAAGTGCGGATTCGGTTTACGCCGGATATCGAACGTATCGGGATTTGCGAACGCCAGTGGATCGCGGTTCGCCGAGCCCTCCCAGATCTGCACCTTCTGGCCAGCCTCGATATGGCATCCCGCAAGCTCCACATCGCGTGTCGCGGTCCGCCGCTTCGACGGCGACGGCGACGTCCACCGCACCATCTCCTCGACGGCGGTGGGCAGATGCTCCAGATCCGAACGCAGCGCGACGAATTCATCGGGGTTGTCGATCAAGGCCAGCAGCCCGCCCGCGACGGCGTTACGGGTGGTCTCCGCGCCGGCGCTGAAAAGCAGGCTGAAAAAGAGGTACAGCTCCATTTCCGAAAGGAGAGACCCAGAGAGGAGCCCGTCCTCCACAGTCGCATTCGCCACCACCGACAACATGTCGTCGGTCGGCGCCGCACGCTTCGACGCGATCAATTCCAGGCCGTAGGTGTACATCCGCGAGCCGGCCTCTTCGGGCGTGAGCTGCCCGATTGACGCCTTGCGCGAGCCTCCGAAGTCGAACTGCGGCTCGATCGCCTCGAACAGCCAATGCCGTTCGGATTCAGGAATTCCCAACAGAATGCAGATCATCTGCATCGGCAGCTCGGCGGCCACGTCGACCAGGAAATCAAAAGCACTGCACGGCTCAACGTCATCGAGTAGCCGACGGGTGCGGGCGCGCAGATCATCCTCGACACGGGCGATCATCCGTGGCGTCAGGCCCGAACTCACGAGCCTGCGGATGTGCGAGTGTCGCGGGTCATCCATCATGTTGAGGACCTGACCGGCGACCGCCAGATCCTGCAGCAGCGTGCCGCCGAACGGTCGTGCGCCCCCGGTCACCGACGAGTACGTCACCGGATCTCGAAACACCGCAAGGGTTTCCGCGTACGTCGCGACAGACCAGAAGCCCTCACCGTCGGGGGTGTTGGCCGTAGGTGCGTGCCAGTAGACGGGCGCCTCGCGACGGTGCACCGCGAAGAGTTCGTGCGGAAACCCGTTGGCGAAGTTGTCGAGATCGGTGAGGTCGATCTCGGCGAGCGCACCCGCCGACGAAGTCACAGGATCGCGCCTGAGGTGTACTTGGCCGCCTCCGGATAACGGCTGAGCAGCTCGCCCACCGCCTCGACGACCCGATCCACCTGGTCACCCGCCGCGCCCGTGAACGCCTGCTTGTCCGCCAGTGCCGCGTCCAGCGACACCCGGTCCAGGGGCAGTCGCGGGTCGGCGGCCAACCGGTCCAGCAGGTCGGGCTCGGAACCCTTCTCCCGCATCGCCAACGCCACCGCCACCGCGTGTTCCTTGATCACCTCGTGCGCGGTCTCCCGGCCGACCCCCGCGCGCACCGCCGCGATCAGAATTCGTGTGGTGGCCAAAAACGGCAGATAGCGGTCCAACTCCCGCTGGATCACCGCCGGGTAGGCGCCGAACTCGTCG is part of the Mycolicibacterium tusciae JS617 genome and encodes:
- a CDS encoding type IV toxin-antitoxin system AbiEi family antitoxin domain-containing protein, which translates into the protein MLENYLRDQDGIITLAQAREAGLSQDAVNRRVRSGAWLRCTPGVFFADDRPFTESARIRAAVWSYGSLATASGLAAAWWHGITRYAPDVVEVTVPKVSNHRRRYGVRTRRRDLSPKDIVERNGLRVTTLPLTVVEAAVRQRGGAKVMDRALQGDLELRDLWRAHLRNKGRHGSPAARRLLQAASDGARSEAERLLVRLLRAAKISGWKANYPVCGYVVDVAFPKQKVAIEVDGWAFHSDQAAFQNDRNRQNRIALSGWQVLRFTWLDLTEHPQRVIAEIARALHQPR
- a CDS encoding phosphoribosylaminoimidazolesuccinocarboxamide synthase, with protein sequence MRPALSDYQHLASGKVRELYRIDDGHLLFVATDRISAFDYILDSQIPDKGRILTAMSVFFFDYVDAPNHLAGPPDDERIPEEVLGRALVVTELEMMPVEAVARGYLTGSGLIDYEKTGSVCGIALPPGLVEASKFAQPLFTPATKAELGAHDENISFNDVIEMVGAVRANQLRERTLQTYIQGADHALTKGIIVADTKFEFGVDKDGNLRLADEIFTPDSSRYWRADEYRAGVVQNSFDKQFVRNWLIGPDSGWDRHGDKPPPPLPADIVDATRARYIEAYERISGLKFDEWIGVSA
- a CDS encoding cytochrome P450 — its product is MTSSAGALAEIDLTDLDNFANGFPHELFAVHRREAPVYWHAPTANTPDGEGFWSVATYAETLAVFRDPVTYSSVTGGARPFGGTLLQDLAVAGQVLNMMDDPRHSHIRRLVSSGLTPRMIARVEDDLRARTRRLLDDVEPCSAFDFLVDVAAELPMQMICILLGIPESERHWLFEAIEPQFDFGGSRKASIGQLTPEEAGSRMYTYGLELIASKRAAPTDDMLSVVANATVEDGLLSGSLLSEMELYLFFSLLFSAGAETTRNAVAGGLLALIDNPDEFVALRSDLEHLPTAVEEMVRWTSPSPSKRRTATRDVELAGCHIEAGQKVQIWEGSANRDPLAFANPDTFDIRRKPNPHLGFGQGVHYCLGANLARLELRVLFEELLTRFGSVRLVKPVEWTRSNRHTGIRHLVVELRP
- a CDS encoding tellurite resistance/C4-dicarboxylate transporter family protein, whose product is MRPDAFAAVMATGIVSIAAADHGFRVISGILIVVAAVTLPALMVMVARAWREFDMRDPNVTLALFSYIAACAVVGARLADHRIVLWLLAGMALQGWLSLMPLAVRSMWRHRWTGLRDRARGGWELAAVATSGLAVVTAELDVLFWAIIFWMLGICVYLVMTGLVLWRVRHDASSPELVQPDIWILMGGIAIATLAGDHLHHILIPGPISDGVRAVTIGTWIVATVWIPVLVYVAVRRSVGLGWPAVFPLGMYSSATYAMAVETGWRWFVTISLAFFWIAFAAWLIVAGGELLRFRRSRAADAPSDPAT